The following are encoded together in the Streptomyces sp. NBC_01465 genome:
- a CDS encoding response regulator transcription factor: protein MRAALLRLRRTTGLPVAFGGLLGGAHHFRIAELSGTSTDALRGLAVSTGNGLGGKSIALSRPCAVLDYRSSLHISHEYDTPVTAEGLRAVLAVPVVVRRKVRGVLYGALRTPTAFGDRTFGAAVEAARDVEQSLLVRDEAERLLAAAREPVCGADAPELIRETRSALRALAPHIVDPLLRDELLAVCGWLAPAPPTLAPVREVVLAPREVDVLTWVAAGATNAVTGEALGLKAETVKGYLRSAMRKLGAHSRTEAVAAARRAGLLP, encoded by the coding sequence ATGCGGGCGGCGCTGCTGAGGCTGCGCCGTACCACCGGGCTGCCGGTGGCCTTCGGCGGGCTGCTCGGCGGCGCGCACCATTTCCGTATCGCCGAGCTGAGCGGCACGTCGACCGACGCCCTGCGCGGTCTCGCCGTCTCGACGGGCAACGGCCTGGGCGGGAAGTCGATCGCGCTCTCCCGGCCCTGCGCGGTGCTCGACTACCGGTCGTCGCTGCACATCAGCCACGAGTACGACACCCCGGTCACGGCGGAGGGGCTGCGTGCGGTCCTCGCGGTGCCGGTCGTCGTACGCCGCAAGGTGCGCGGCGTGCTGTACGGGGCGCTCCGTACGCCCACGGCCTTCGGCGACCGGACCTTCGGCGCCGCGGTGGAGGCGGCGCGCGACGTGGAGCAGTCCCTGCTCGTACGGGACGAGGCGGAGCGCCTGCTGGCGGCGGCGCGCGAGCCGGTGTGCGGCGCGGACGCCCCGGAGCTGATCCGGGAGACGCGGAGCGCGTTGCGTGCGCTGGCTCCGCACATCGTGGACCCGCTGCTGCGCGACGAACTCCTCGCAGTCTGCGGCTGGTTGGCGCCCGCGCCGCCGACGCTGGCGCCGGTGCGCGAGGTGGTGCTGGCGCCGCGCGAGGTCGACGTACTGACGTGGGTGGCGGCCGGGGCGACCAACGCGGTGACCGGGGAAGCGCTGGGGCTGAAGGCGGAGACGGTGAAGGGGTATCTGCGCTCCGCGATGAGGAAGCTGGGGGCGCACAGCCGGACGGAGGCGGTGGCGGCTGCCCGCCGGGCGGGGTTGCTGCCCTGA
- a CDS encoding SAV_915 family protein, with product MQTLAPEDPEPHSPRPAGPLYVPVRHGSAGGCQLRFLRTPLGARTAVGFTSPQRLAAVLGERQAWIRLAEPALRVLAEPLGVVTVTVDPQLTAFAAPAVKPWPERHLCTRVREVAALPHSKEEVYG from the coding sequence ATGCAGACCCTCGCCCCCGAGGACCCGGAACCCCATTCACCGCGCCCGGCAGGGCCCCTCTACGTGCCGGTCAGGCACGGCTCTGCCGGAGGGTGTCAACTGCGGTTCCTGCGGACGCCGTTGGGCGCGCGGACCGCGGTCGGATTCACCAGCCCCCAGCGGCTCGCCGCCGTACTGGGCGAGCGCCAGGCGTGGATCCGGCTGGCCGAGCCGGCCCTGCGGGTGCTGGCCGAGCCGCTCGGAGTGGTGACCGTGACGGTCGATCCGCAGCTCACGGCCTTCGCCGCGCCGGCCGTGAAGCCGTGGCCCGAACGGCATCTCTGTACACGGGTGCGGGAAGTCGCCGCTCTGCCCCACAGCAAGGAAGAGGTGTACGGATGA
- the lysA gene encoding diaminopimelate decarboxylase, whose amino-acid sequence MTTVSLVSLPELSAPSVWPASAVAGPGGDLLVGGVSLAALAGSHGTPLYVLDEAEVRSRARAWLRAVPGAEVVYAAKAFLSRAVVDWVREEGLGLDVCSAGELELAVSRGFPPGRIVMHGNAKSPEDLRAALRHGVGRIVIDSDCEIARLAAQVTGPDPQQVMVRVLPGIEAGAHHKIRTGTEGQKFGLSLTGGDAEDAVARVLGQPRLELVGLHCHLGSQIASTEPYARAAHRMVGFLARIRERHGVTLPELDLGGGFAVPYLPGDPAPAPAAFGRRIRDELGRACAEFDYPEPRLTLEPGRSMIATAGIALYRVLSVKRSGRQVFVAVDGGMSDNPRPSLYGARYTARTVGRASSAPMRTATVVGRHCEAGDVLAESVELPEDIRPGDLLAVPASGAYHLSMASGYNMVGRPPLVAVAEGQERLLLRRETFDDCLRRDVTA is encoded by the coding sequence ATGACCACCGTCTCGCTGGTGTCGCTCCCCGAGTTGAGCGCCCCCTCGGTGTGGCCGGCCTCGGCGGTCGCAGGCCCCGGCGGCGACCTGCTGGTCGGCGGGGTGTCCCTGGCGGCGCTCGCCGGGAGTCACGGCACTCCTCTGTATGTGCTCGACGAGGCGGAGGTACGGTCCCGGGCGCGCGCCTGGCTTCGCGCCGTCCCGGGCGCCGAGGTGGTCTATGCGGCAAAGGCCTTTCTCTCCAGGGCAGTTGTGGACTGGGTACGGGAGGAGGGCCTGGGCCTGGACGTGTGCTCGGCCGGGGAACTGGAGCTGGCCGTCTCGCGCGGCTTCCCGCCCGGCCGCATCGTGATGCACGGCAACGCCAAGTCCCCCGAGGACCTGCGCGCGGCCCTGCGCCACGGCGTCGGGCGGATCGTCATCGACTCGGACTGCGAGATCGCCCGCCTCGCGGCCCAGGTCACGGGGCCCGACCCGCAGCAGGTGATGGTCCGTGTCCTGCCCGGGATCGAAGCGGGCGCACACCACAAGATCCGGACCGGGACGGAGGGCCAGAAGTTCGGGCTCTCGCTCACCGGCGGGGACGCCGAGGACGCGGTCGCCCGGGTGCTGGGCCAGCCGCGCCTCGAACTGGTCGGCCTGCACTGCCACTTGGGCTCACAGATCGCCTCCACCGAGCCGTACGCCCGCGCCGCCCACCGCATGGTCGGCTTCCTGGCACGGATCAGGGAGCGGCACGGGGTCACGCTCCCCGAACTGGACCTCGGCGGCGGTTTCGCCGTGCCGTACCTGCCGGGCGATCCGGCTCCCGCCCCGGCCGCATTCGGCCGCCGTATCCGCGACGAACTGGGCCGCGCCTGCGCCGAGTTCGACTATCCGGAGCCCCGCCTCACCCTGGAGCCGGGCCGCTCGATGATCGCGACGGCGGGCATAGCGCTCTACCGCGTCCTGTCGGTGAAGCGCTCGGGCCGCCAGGTGTTCGTGGCGGTGGACGGCGGAATGAGCGACAACCCGCGCCCGTCCCTCTACGGGGCGCGCTACACCGCCCGCACGGTGGGCCGCGCCTCGTCGGCCCCGATGCGTACGGCCACCGTCGTGGGACGCCACTGCGAGGCGGGCGACGTACTGGCGGAGTCGGTGGAGCTCCCCGAGGACATCCGTCCGGGCGACCTCCTGGCCGTACCGGCGTCCGGGGCGTACCACCTCTCGATGGCCTCGGGCTACAACATGGTCGGCAGGCCGCCGCTGGTGGCGGTGGCGGAGGGGCAGGAGCGCCTGCTCCTGCGGCGCGAGACGTTCGACGACTGCCTGCGCCGCGACGTCACTGCGTGA
- a CDS encoding magnesium and cobalt transport protein CorA has protein sequence MRRPPWRHRPPPPTTTPPPPAPAPPPAMPPPVQNDNGSVVQAALYRDGRRVSTPASLADTFRQLREHPDGMAWIGLHRPTEPELLSLAAEFDLHPLAVEDALEAHQRPKLERYGDTLFVVLRAARYLDAPEEVDFGELHVFVGRDFLITVRHGAAPDLSAVRKRMEESPELLALGPEAALYAILDAVVDGYAPVVSGVQIDVDEIETEVFSGDPEVSRRIYELSREMVEFQRATRPLVGMLHALMAGFAKYGTDEELQRYLRDVADHVTHISERVDGFRQALTEILTVNATLVTQQQNAEMRALAEAGFQQNEEIKKISSWAAILFAPTLVGTIYGMNFENMPELGWSLGYPFAVGLMGVVCVSLYVIFKRRDWL, from the coding sequence ATGCGCAGACCCCCCTGGCGCCACCGCCCCCCGCCTCCCACGACGACCCCGCCCCCGCCGGCTCCCGCACCGCCGCCCGCGATGCCGCCCCCCGTACAGAACGACAACGGCAGCGTCGTCCAGGCCGCGCTCTACCGCGACGGCCGCCGCGTCTCGACCCCCGCCTCGCTCGCCGACACCTTCCGCCAGCTGCGCGAACACCCGGACGGCATGGCCTGGATCGGCCTGCACCGCCCGACCGAACCCGAACTCCTCTCCCTAGCGGCCGAGTTCGACCTCCACCCTCTGGCGGTCGAGGACGCCCTGGAAGCACACCAGCGCCCCAAACTGGAGCGCTACGGCGACACGCTCTTCGTCGTGCTGCGCGCCGCCCGCTACCTGGACGCCCCGGAGGAGGTCGACTTCGGCGAACTGCACGTCTTCGTCGGCAGGGACTTCCTCATCACGGTCCGCCACGGCGCGGCCCCCGACCTCTCCGCCGTACGCAAGAGAATGGAAGAATCCCCCGAACTCCTGGCCCTGGGCCCGGAAGCCGCGCTGTACGCGATCCTCGACGCGGTGGTCGACGGGTACGCACCGGTGGTGTCGGGCGTACAGATCGACGTCGACGAGATCGAGACCGAGGTCTTCAGCGGCGACCCCGAGGTCTCCCGCCGCATCTACGAACTCTCCCGCGAAATGGTGGAGTTCCAGCGCGCGACCCGCCCCCTGGTGGGCATGCTGCACGCCCTGATGGCGGGCTTCGCCAAGTACGGTACGGACGAGGAACTCCAGCGCTACCTGCGCGACGTGGCCGACCACGTCACACACATCAGCGAACGCGTGGACGGCTTCCGCCAGGCCCTCACCGAAATCCTCACGGTCAACGCGACGCTGGTCACGCAGCAGCAGAACGCGGAGATGCGGGCGCTGGCGGAGGCGGGCTTCCAGCAGAACGAGGAGATCAAGAAGATCTCGTCCTGGGCGGCCATTCTGTTTGCACCCACACTGGTGGGAACGATCTACGGCATGAACTTCGAGAACATGCCCGAGCTGGGATGGAGCCTCGGATACCCCTTCGCGGTCGGCTTGATGGGGGTTGTCTGTGTCAGTTTGTACGTCATTTTCAAGCGGCGGGACTGGCTCTAG
- a CDS encoding nucleotidyl transferase AbiEii/AbiGii toxin family protein — protein MPELHTRLLADVIALGSPYPLVLTGGYAVRAHRLVNRPSQDLDVATDNPAPMTDIAAALCSGLTARGWKVQALETAPLSARFTVTDPATGQECEVDILKEIFWRPVAQSSYGPVLAEEDVIGTKVRALADRGAPRDLIDVFAASRRWTNAELEEFGRRHARGRFDREDLQANLTGAEWTDDEAFSAYGLDDATIARLRKWAVEWADDLAHRLLDESDDPDID, from the coding sequence ATGCCGGAGCTGCACACGCGGCTCCTGGCGGATGTGATCGCCCTCGGCTCGCCGTATCCCCTGGTCCTCACCGGCGGGTATGCGGTGAGGGCGCACCGCCTCGTGAACCGCCCCAGCCAGGATCTCGATGTCGCCACCGATAACCCGGCGCCGATGACCGACATCGCAGCGGCGCTCTGTAGCGGCCTGACAGCCCGGGGCTGGAAGGTACAGGCACTGGAGACTGCCCCGCTGTCCGCTCGCTTCACCGTGACGGACCCCGCCACCGGGCAGGAGTGCGAGGTCGACATCCTCAAGGAGATTTTCTGGCGGCCCGTCGCCCAGAGCTCGTACGGGCCTGTCCTCGCCGAGGAGGACGTGATCGGGACCAAGGTTCGTGCCCTGGCTGACCGCGGAGCGCCACGCGACCTGATCGACGTGTTCGCCGCGTCCCGCCGCTGGACGAACGCAGAGCTCGAGGAGTTCGGCCGCCGCCACGCCCGCGGCCGTTTCGACCGCGAAGACCTCCAGGCCAACCTCACCGGCGCCGAGTGGACCGACGACGAAGCCTTCTCCGCCTATGGCCTCGATGACGCCACCATCGCCAGGCTCCGCAAGTGGGCGGTGGAGTGGGCCGACGACCTCGCGCACCGTCTCCTTGATGAGTCCGACGACCCGGACATCGACTGA
- a CDS encoding winged helix DNA-binding domain-containing protein — MDTMSTRALNRATLQRQLLLDRAAMSAEDAVAHLLGLQAQNVKPPYFALWSRLADFRPEELSTLMEERAAVRMVTMRSTIHLHTADDALTLRPLVQGARERELKNFRKGLVGVGLDRLAALSRELVEERPRTMKEIREALLQEWPDADPMSLSVAARCTLPLVQVTPRGLWGRSGQVALTTVEHWLGRKTQPVPAPDATVLRYLGAFGPASVKDMQIWAGLTRLSEVFERLRPQLVTFRDVSGVELFDLPDAPRPDEDTPAPPRFLPEFDNLLLSHADRSRMGPAEYKGRTWKGNQAYCVFLLDGFLAGVWRLKEEKGAARLEIEPFGKPTRAERAALAEEGERLLASMTGAAERDVRFGAFTQ, encoded by the coding sequence ATGGACACGATGAGCACCCGCGCCCTCAACCGCGCCACCCTGCAGCGTCAGCTTCTGCTGGACCGTGCCGCGATGTCCGCCGAGGACGCCGTCGCGCATCTGCTGGGGCTGCAGGCGCAGAACGTCAAGCCGCCGTACTTCGCCCTCTGGTCCCGGCTCGCGGACTTCCGGCCCGAGGAGCTCTCCACGCTCATGGAGGAGCGGGCGGCCGTCCGGATGGTGACCATGCGCTCCACCATCCACCTGCACACCGCCGACGACGCCCTCACCCTGCGGCCGCTGGTCCAGGGCGCCCGTGAGCGCGAGCTGAAGAACTTCCGCAAGGGGCTCGTGGGGGTCGGGCTCGACCGGCTCGCCGCGCTCTCCCGGGAGCTGGTCGAGGAGCGGCCCCGCACCATGAAGGAGATCAGGGAGGCGTTGCTCCAGGAGTGGCCCGACGCCGATCCGATGTCCCTGTCCGTTGCCGCGCGGTGCACCCTGCCGCTGGTCCAGGTCACCCCGCGCGGGCTCTGGGGGAGGAGCGGCCAGGTCGCGCTCACCACCGTCGAGCACTGGCTGGGGCGCAAGACCCAGCCCGTACCGGCGCCGGACGCGACCGTGCTGCGGTATCTCGGGGCCTTCGGGCCCGCGTCCGTGAAGGACATGCAGATCTGGGCCGGGCTCACCCGGCTGAGTGAGGTCTTCGAGCGGCTGCGGCCGCAGCTGGTCACCTTCCGGGACGTGAGTGGTGTGGAGCTCTTTGATCTGCCCGATGCTCCCCGGCCCGACGAGGACACCCCCGCCCCGCCCCGTTTCCTCCCCGAGTTCGACAATCTGCTGCTCTCGCACGCCGACCGATCCCGGATGGGGCCGGCCGAGTACAAGGGCCGTACCTGGAAGGGCAATCAGGCGTACTGCGTCTTCCTGCTCGATGGGTTTCTTGCCGGTGTGTGGCGGCTCAAGGAGGAGAAGGGCGCCGCTCGGCTGGAGATCGAGCCCTTCGGGAAGCCGACGCGCGCCGAGCGGGCGGCGCTGGCCGAGGAGGGGGAGCGGCTGCTCGCCTCCATGACCGGCGCCGCCGAACGCGACGTGCGCTTCGGCGCCTTCACGCAGTGA
- a CDS encoding LysE family translocator: MVSTDRFLAFAAMSLLIISIPGPSVLFIIGRALAHGRRTAVATALGNVLGSYLLVVIVALGVGAVVERSLVVFMALKLAGAAYLVFLGVQAFRHRKEMRLSSLAPRTAPAARGDVRTVADGALVGLTNPKGIVFFAAVLPQFVDHAAGHVPVQMLLLGLVPISIGLVTDTLWGLTASAARSWFGRSERRLSLIGGAGGFAMIGLGVTVAATGRAD, encoded by the coding sequence ATGGTGTCCACCGACCGATTTCTCGCCTTCGCGGCGATGTCTCTGCTGATCATCTCGATCCCCGGCCCGAGCGTGCTGTTCATCATCGGCCGCGCGCTCGCCCATGGCCGCAGGACCGCGGTCGCCACCGCGCTGGGCAATGTACTCGGCTCGTATCTGCTGGTGGTGATCGTCGCGCTGGGTGTGGGGGCGGTGGTCGAGCGTTCGCTGGTGGTGTTCATGGCGCTGAAGCTGGCGGGGGCGGCGTATCTGGTGTTCCTGGGGGTGCAGGCCTTCCGCCACCGCAAGGAGATGAGGCTCTCCTCGCTCGCCCCGCGGACGGCACCGGCGGCGCGCGGCGATGTGCGGACGGTGGCGGACGGCGCGCTGGTGGGGCTGACGAACCCGAAGGGGATCGTCTTCTTCGCCGCCGTACTGCCGCAGTTCGTGGACCACGCGGCGGGTCATGTCCCGGTGCAGATGCTGCTGTTGGGGCTGGTGCCGATCTCGATCGGCCTGGTCACGGACACCCTCTGGGGTCTGACGGCCTCCGCGGCCCGCTCCTGGTTCGGCCGCTCGGAGCGCCGTCTGTCGCTGATCGGCGGGGCGGGCGGCTTCGCGATGATCGGGCTCGGGGTGACGGTGGCCGCGACGGGGCGGGCGGACTGA